Proteins from a single region of Harmonia axyridis chromosome 4, icHarAxyr1.1, whole genome shotgun sequence:
- the LOC123678730 gene encoding gustatory receptor for sugar taste 64e-like: MRAAFASLHQTPVETPAMRFIKLIGELVKKGRQNADKNGIQNCLKNTLILAQIFGLMPVSVITGGKIESVRFLWVSFRTAYALLRIIGALFFIVLQVLRMQTYGGSSLGEYRLLMFYICGFSSAVNFLLLARKWPMIMRKWHFLEFSFNEYGWPKNLNMTINSFLTLYLFAAFGTIVSIVVTSWPVVLWYYNTPMSADTPGFINPRPQHGLAVLSDKNMRFLEISSASVSDEKKWEKVRTDYSRLCKLCRLLDHELSFIILQSFASNMFFILTQLFNSFQYKAHLMENVYFCFSFFTVILRMFFVCVIAGKIYEESSKPLAILSEAPTEIYNFQIQRFAEYIHWNNISLTGRRYFVITKGLLLNITGAIITYELVLLQFEGRHSLEQNKINETSKYFNCENI; the protein is encoded by the exons ATGCGTGCCGCATTTGCTTCCCTCCATCAAACCCCAGTGGAAACCCCTGCAATGAGGTTCATAAAGTTGATCGGCGAGCTGGTTAAAAAAGGCAGACAGAATGCCGACAAAAACGGCATTCAAAACTGCTTGAAGAATACGTTGATACTGGCGCAGATTTTCGGCCTCATGCCAGTATCTGTCATCACCGGCGGCAAGATAGAATCCGTCAGGTTCCTGTGGGTTTCTTTTAGGACAGCTTATGCCCTCCTTCGTATCATCGGAGCCCTTTTCTTTATCGTGTTGCAGGTTCTCCGGATGCAAACTTATGGCGGTAGCTCATTGGGTGAATACAGACTGCTGATGTTTTATATCTGTGGCTTTTCATCGGCCGTTAACTTCTTATTATTGGCTAGAAAATGGCCGATGATTATGAGGAAGTGGCACTTTTTGGAGTTCTCGTTCAACGAATATGGATGGCCGAAGAATTTGAATATGACGATTAATTCGTTTTTGacattatatttatttgctGCCTTTG GTACCATAGTATCGATCGTAGTTACTTCATGGCCAGTTGTTCTATGGTATTACAACACTCCCATGTCAGCAGATACCCCTGGCTTCATAAACCCAAGACCTCAGCATGGCCTGGCTGTCCTTAGTGATAAAAATATGCGCTTCTTAGAGATTTCTAGTGCCTCA GTATCAGATGAGAAAAAATGGGAAAAAGTGAGAACTGATTACTCAAGATTGTGCAAGCTCTGTCGGCTATTAGATCATGAATTGTCGTTCATTATTTTACAGTCTTTTGCATCCAATATGTTTTTCATCCTAACCCAGCTTTTTAACAGTTTTCAGTACAAAGCTCACCTCAtggaaaatgtatatttttgtttttcgttCTTTACTGTCATTCTCCGAATGTTCTTCGTGTGCGTTATTGCTGGAAAGATATATGAAGAAAGCTCGAAGCCTTTGGCGATTCTCAGCGAAGCTCCGactgaaatttataattttcag ATTCAACGATTTGCCGAATATATACactggaataatatttctttaacGGGTAGGCGTTATTTCGTCATAACTAAAGGTCTTCTTCTTAAC atCACAGGGGCTATTATCACCTATGAATTAGTTTTACTTCAATTCGAGGGTCGCCATTCACTTGAACAAAATAAGATTAACGAAActtccaaatatttcaattgtgaAAATATCTGA